A single window of Drosophila suzukii chromosome 3, CBGP_Dsuzu_IsoJpt1.0, whole genome shotgun sequence DNA harbors:
- the LOC139353134 gene encoding uncharacterized protein codes for MSVRHSNENLVSLGDDDSVMCTLCNGVVFELDLMETACKHCFHKACLQNWLQDNNTCPTCSQPCSQSQTVSNQNSGMQNRMMTRSRSRNADNQNIIIVPQNGNLNPQQDNRQTIDSDVTEDPDQQSLANQMRAFQKSMLENQRTFQVTMTDTITEKMTQMFSQLNRSTFVDNNTQHEFRNNSGQVGFQNNQGQNSQRVRNSPDVRSDRSDLSLDRPDRISNVISNWRIKFSGSADDIAVEDFIYRVNCLTTQSLNGNFDLLSQFANLLFAGPALSFYWRVHRSVDDMNWHVLCRRLKERYSDQRSDREIKSAMRRRKQGSNESFDDFLDAMLIIANSLREPMHDSELASEVRHNLKPDLKLELLHVDTPSLEALRKACHRHEEFYRGTKF; via the coding sequence ATGTCGGTTAGGCACAGCAACGAGAACCTAGTTTCTCTAGGTGATGATGACTCAGTGATGTGCACCCTCTGCAATGGAGTAGTTTTCGAATTGGATTTAATGGAAACTGCTTGTAAGCATTGCTTTCATAAGGCTTGTCTACAAAACTGGCTTCAGGATAACAACACTTGTCCAACATGCTCTCAACCATGTTCTCAGTCCCAGACGGTATCTAATCAGAATTCCGGTATGCAAAATCGAATGATGACCAGATCTAGGTCTCGTAACGCCGATAATCAGAACATTATTATCGTCCCTCAGAATGGCAACTTGAATCCCCAGCAAGACAATAGGCAAACTATTGACTCAGATGTAACCGAAGACCCAGATCAGCAAAGTCTTGCGAATCAAATGCGAGCATTTCAAAAAAGCATGTTAGAGAACCAGAGAACATTTCAAGTAACCATGACAGATACAATCACAGAAAAAATGACTCAGATGTTTAGCCAATTGAATAGGTCTACGTTTGTGGATAACAATACGCAGCACGAATTCCGTAACAATTCAGGACAAGTCGGTTTCCAGAACAATCAGGGTCAAAACAGTCAGCGAGTTAGGAACTCTCCGGATGTGCGAAGCGATCGCAGCGATCTTTCTTTGGATCGTCCTGACAGAATTTCAAATGTGATTTCCAACTGGCGAATCAAATTCAGTGGGTCAGCTGACGACATCGCAGTTGAGGATTTTATATACCGAGTAAACTGTCTCACTACACAAAGCCTAAACGGAAATTTCGATTTGTTGTCGCAGTTTGCAAATTTGCTATTTGCAGGTCCTGCTCTATCTTTTTACTGGCGTGTTCATAGGTCGGTAGATGACATGAACTGGCATGTATTATGCAGACGCTTAAAGGAGAGATACTCAGATCagagatcagaccgtgaaatAAAAAGTGCCATGCGTCGTCGTAAGCAGGGTTCAAACGAAAGTTTTGACGACTTTCTTGACGCAATGCTTATCATAGCTAATTCCCTCCGAGAGCCCATGCATGATAGTGAGCTAGCCAGCGAAGTGCGCCACAATCTTAAGCCAGACTTGAAACTTGAGTTACTGCATGTTGACACCCCTTCTTTGGAAGCTTTGCGTAAGGCGTGTCACCGCCACGAAGAATTTTATCGCGGCACTAAGTTTTAA